Part of the Stigmatopora argus isolate UIUO_Sarg chromosome 3, RoL_Sarg_1.0, whole genome shotgun sequence genome, ACTTCTTGGGTCAATTTAAGGGtactgaaaggaaaaaaaactactttttaaAGCAAACAGTTGGCCTGCGACCCTCAAATTTATGAACGGCAAAAAAACCTTTCTTCCGATTTGTTTTCCCCGCCGTTTGATTGGGCCGGCTCGTTGCGAAAGAGCCTCCACATGCCTGATAAGCGACGGCGCACCTATGTGGAATAGGGCTAAAGTCCACACGTGTGTCATCAGCCGGCCGACAAGTCACAAAGGCAAAGACTTCCGCCGACATGAATCAGCCAGGCCGGAAAGTCCCTTTGGACtccacctcctcttcctccccctccccctcctcctttcGGAAGGCACGTCTGGCATTTACTGAGAAATGCGGCCGCTGACAACTGACAAGTTTCCCAGAGTCAAGCCCAGACGTCGACCGTCGGGCAAAAGTATGGCGAGCCACTCGGATGCTTCGGCCTTTCCTTATAGGGCCATCCCAGTGGCGAGCGtcgggacggacggacggacggacagacggatcGGACGCCTATCGTCAGCCAAAAGACATGCGACGGCGCGCTCAGATTAGCGCATGCTTTCTCAAGCCGTTGGTCACAAGGTGTGACCCAAgaccgacaggaagtgaccccaaatggACGGCAAGTCCCGGAGTGTTACTCCAAAAATCAGTCCAATAAGAGGGACCAACATCAGTAGCAAGTGAGAAAACCAATAGTGGCTCAAAATCTAGCAGAGGTCAGGCAAAAATCCctaaaatcaatagaaagtgaccccaaatcaactAAAAATACCTCAAATTCAACAACAAAATGGTGAAAGATTGGTAGAAAGTGACCTGGGCTAGCTACAAAACCAACAGGTTGGAAATAACCCCCAATTATAATCAACAAGACgttagcaggaagtgacccaaaattgacaggaagtccCTGAGCGTTACTCCAAAAATCAGTCCAATAAGAGGGACCAAAATCAGTAGCAAGTGAGAAAAGCAATAGTGGCCCAAAATATAGCAGAGGGCAAAAATCAACTGAAAAAGAGCttccctaaaatcaacaggaagtgacccaaaatcaactaaAAATACCTCCAATTCGACTAAAAGTGGTGAAAAATTGGTAGAAAGTGACCTGGGCTAGCTACAAAAGCAACAGGTTAGAAATAACCCCTCATTATAATCAACAAGACGTtagcaggaagtggcccaaagtGAACAAGAAAGTAGCCAAAACGAAGGAAAGCGACCGGCAACCCAGACAAAAACGGCCTGTCGCTATTTCTCCTAAAGGTAAATAAAAGATGGAAGACAATCTGAAGTGTACAAAAGTAGCCATTTTTACTGTCAATTTGACATAACGTCCATCCATTTGAGTTAGTCGTACAAAAgagtcaataaataaacaatccaAAGGAATCATACTTAGTTATTCCTCACCGCTTCAAAAAAACCATCCACTTTGGCAGcgaaaatgttttgttgttgtcaaaaAGAGGCACGGCTATTTGgtcaaataaatatacaaagttCATTTCAAAAATACGTGAAAATAAATTAACAGAGGCCATTTTTCGTCTTGACTTTCCGGGCCGAGCGCGGCGAGGGACAGCGACCGCTCGGCCCGCCGTCGGGATTGGTCCTGGGGTTTTTCTTTTGCCGTTTGCCCCGGCCtgcgggaaaacaaaaaaataaaataaaataaaatcaataaacgTCGCAAGCGATAGTCTTCCGTCGACAACTAAGATGACGTCTAGTGTAAGTTTTATTACACATCAACAACCACTGCAGAATCAGGTGTGCGgatttttttgtcgtttttaggaaTCGGCTCAGAGTTTCGGGAAAAATTGGACGAATCTTTAAAAATAGGACATATATCCTATATAGGAAATATATCTTTTGAAACGCGTTTGTCATTCGCCGCCGACTTGCGAGGGATTGACTGGACGCGGAGCGGCGTCAATGGCTGACCACATCATTTTTGGTAAGAAATAGGCTCGAAGGTTCTCTCGTCCCGGGGAAGCCGGCAGCGAATGAACTCAATCAAATCCCGATaatattcgtttttttcccataaatgaGACGGAACTCACGGATCTCTAACGCCACTTGAGTTTTTCGACGAGGTCTTTGTTATTTTAGCCAGCGGAAGAAGGACTACTGACCATATTTGGAGGCGCTGGGTTCCCCTTCCGGCTCCCAATCAGGGCTCTCTGGTGACCACTCCGCGCGTCTTAAAGTCCCGGACGGCCTGTCGGTTCTGGTGCTCGATGAGGGCCATGGCGATGACGGCGTTCCAGCAGGAGCGATCGTCGCCCGGGCAGCGGAAGTCGATCTCCTTGTCGTCGGTGGTGACCAGCGTGAAGTAGACGAACTTGCCGCTGCGCTCCACGCAGTCCACCTTCTTGATGCTCTGCAACTTGAGCTCCTTGCGGCCCCGCGATCGCTTGTGCGGGTCGGCGTACAGGCTCAGGCCGTCGGGGGTCAGCACGCAAGTCTTGCGCTTCCACAACTGAAGCAGGTTGTCGCTCCTCTTCTCCAGTTCGCCCTCTTTCAGCACCGACATGGCGGAAGACAACGCGGTCGGCACGGCGGTCGGCATCGGCAACGCGGTCAAGCACCAATGAAGCGGCAGCCGGCACTTCCGAGGCTTCTTTAATGGCTCCGCCTCCTGGGAGTGACGACGGGCGGAGGGGCGGAGTCAGTGGAGAGCAGAATCACCCACCGCCACTGGCAGGCAGCCTGTCCCAAGCATCGAATCAACGCGGAAAGCTCCGTCTcggttgcaataaagagctcaATTTGGCCTACGACGTCGTTAAGCGGGCCCAAGCAAAACGACAAGGGCGAGTTGGCCGTCTGGCCGGCTTGGACAAGGACAGGCACAGGCACCGTCAGACCATGACTACCATTCCTCCCATACGCGTTTAAGTCTTGTTGTGGGAAAACAACAAATGGCTTCCATCAGGAACAATTTGAAGCCTTTGAAAAAAGATCAATCAATGATTCCTCCATACACCTTCCCCTTTAGGGCCCCTATCCCGTCAGGTTTCTCACCTGAATCCAAACTTCAGGCTGAATTGATCCTTGAAATCGGGTGTGCTAGGAGAGGAGGCCACTGAAAGATGGCTAAGGGGTGGCCAGGCGAGCCCCCTCGTTAGCATACTCGCCGTGAGGCGTGCACATCCACAGCTGCTGGGGAGCTGAAGAAGGGCCCCTGTTCGACTCCACAGCCGCTTGTCACATGGCCTGGCCTCGCACATCCTGGAAGGAAGTGGCCCGGAACAGCCCCCACAAGCAGCAGAAATGGCCATAAAACCAACAGGTGGCTGAAATGgttcacaggaagtgacccgggatGACCCCAAATcagcataccgtattttcacgactatatggcgcacataaaagtcttcaattttctccaaaatagacagggcgcctaataatccagtgcgctttatatatggaccaatactaaaattgttatcacgataaaatcaaatgaatcagttgatagggtacaccgactctactattttcccgtagacaaagtatgACGCAGTggctgctgggatatgtagtcgttcttttgtcaatacacccaatggattgtggcctgtatacatcgacatcaatacagcttgacaaagcatggaaagcaccattggaagagttacgctagctactatttgcgaatggattgtggcctttatacatcgacatcaatacagcttgacaaagcatgggaagcaccgttggaaaagtgacgctagctaccagctagctactatttgtgaatggattgtggccgcctggacgaatgtataaaactcagcgttttcgatgactcatttggacaattgttcaattcagacacggaaaatgaggactttgatggatttgtgtgtgatgatgacgtgagtaagttgtaaaatggctaaataaagtacaaccgaactcagttttgcttccattgcctttttaaaaacgtgtttttagcgtgtgggtgtagcgtgcaaaaactatatatccgagcagtcactgcgcaccggaaaccagaaaaaaaagtctggggctgcttccggtagccagcgctattgcggttagatattcagatataatatataacatatatgcctctaaaaaaacggtgcatcctttgtgtgtttaaaatacagaaatagcactcgttactgacactgcacctttaaatacgatgcgccatatagtcgtgaaaatacggtaattgacaAAATGGTCCCAAAACTGGCACCAAtggtgaacaggaagtgacacaggACAATGAAATGATAAGGAACAGAAAAATGAGTGATGTGATGGTACCTAAAAACACACTTGGgagtcacaatttaaaaaaaaacctcactgtcaagttatctctccttttcttcaaattttgccccaaact contains:
- the phlda2 gene encoding pleckstrin homology-like domain family A member 2, which translates into the protein MPTAVPTALSSAMSVLKEGELEKRSDNLLQLWKRKTCVLTPDGLSLYADPHKRSRGRKELKLQSIKKVDCVERSGKFVYFTLVTTDDKEIDFRCPGDDRSCWNAVIAMALIEHQNRQAVRDFKTRGVVTREP